CGTCGCCGTCAGAGCGGGTGGAAACGGCTCTGTTCAAGAGCCTTGTTCCACACCCGCTAGCAAGGGAATGCGCGAGAGCGGGGTCTGGGGGAAAGTTCCCCCAGGAATAAATTCTGGTTTTTACAAACCAATTTCATTTAGAAGCGAGAATAAGCATTTTTTAATTCACATTAGGCGTAAATTACTCAATTTATACAAAGATTTAGTATAAATTGAGTAATTTTTCATAAAAACCAGAGAATTATTTATTTTTACCCAAGGTCTAACATGACAAAATGTTATGTTTAACATTAAGTTAAGTTACGATCAAGATATTGTTAAAATTCCATCAGCTTGAATAAGAATAGTTTACTAATCCCAGATAACCAAACTGAACAGATTTCCGCCAGGGATCTCTCTTCTGGGGAAAAAATAATTGCTAGTAGCATAAGCCTAGGAATTTTATTTATAGCGATAGTTGCTTTAGCTTTTTCGCCTATATTTACCAAACTCAGCGAAATAGAACTTCTTACCCCAACAGCAATTGTCTTTAATCGCCTATGGATTGCAACTATTATTATTAGTTGTTGGCAAATTATCAAGACTCCTCCAGAATTTAAGCAGATTCAATTTCTGGACAATATTCCTAATTACAAAGAGCGAAGTTTACTAATTCTGGCTAGCGTTGCGGCTACAGTTTCATCTTTGTTATGGGCAATGTCTTTAACTCAGACAAGCGTTGCTAGTTCTACAGTTTTGCGAAGTCTAACACCTTTATTTATTAGTTTAGGTGCATGGCTAATCTTAAAACAGCAGTTTAACCGTCAGTTTGTTACGGGTATGGCAATATCCATAGCTGGTGGGATGATAATTGGCTGGGATGATTTACAGTTAGGGACGGAGTATTTATCTGGTGACAGCCTTGCCTTACTGTCGGCTGCACTGCACGGAGTAAACTTACTTACGGTGGGCTATTTGCGCGATCGCGACTGTAATACGGCTAAAGTACTATTTTGGCGATGTGGTTTTGGTGCTTTAATTATTTTG
This DNA window, taken from Pleurocapsa sp. FMAR1, encodes the following:
- a CDS encoding DMT family transporter; the encoded protein is MNKNSLLIPDNQTEQISARDLSSGEKIIASSISLGILFIAIVALAFSPIFTKLSEIELLTPTAIVFNRLWIATIIISCWQIIKTPPEFKQIQFLDNIPNYKERSLLILASVAATVSSLLWAMSLTQTSVASSTVLRSLTPLFISLGAWLILKQQFNRQFVTGMAISIAGGMIIGWDDLQLGTEYLSGDSLALLSAALHGVNLLTVGYLRDRDCNTAKVLFWRCGFGALIILPIVYLTDTPMFPTSTQGWLTVIALAVICQTFGQGLLVYSLKQFSSSFVGIFTLLKPIITAFLAWVIFAENLNLTSCIAVILILCGIYLAKSSNSAIN